In the genome of Streptomyces sp. Tu 3180, the window CGGACGTCGCGCCCGGCGCGATCGCCGGCCACAGCGTCGGCGAGATCACCGCCGCCGCCCTGGCGGGCGTCCTCGACGACACCGCCGCGCTGACCCTGGTCCGCAAGCGGGGCCTGGCCATGGCCGACGCCGCCGCGGTCACCGAGACCGGCATGGCGGCGCTGCTCGGCGGCGACCCCGAGGTGACCGTGGAGCACCTGGGGAAGCTGGGCCTGACCCCGGCGAACATCAACGGCGCGGGCCAGATCGTGGCGGCCGGCACCAAGGAGCAGCTCGCCGCGCTCGAGGCGGACAAGCCCGAGGGCGTGCGCAAGGTCGTCGCGCTCAAGGTGGCCGGCGCCTTCCACACCCACCACATGGCTCCCGCGGTCGACACGCTGGCGAAGGCCGCCGCGGACCTGGCACCGGGCGACCCGAAGATCACCTACGTGTCGAACAAGGACGGCGCGGCCGTCGCGACCGGTGCCGAGGTGCTCCAGCGCCTGGTCGGCCAGGTCGCGAACCCGGTCCGCTGGGACCTGTGCATGGAGACCTTCAAGGAGCTCGGCGTGACCGCCCTGCTGGAGGTCTGCCCCGGCGGCACCCTGACCGGGCTCGCCAAGCGCGCGCTGCCCGGCGTGAAGACGCTGGCCCTGAAGACCCCCGCCGACCTCGACACGGCCCGCGAGCTCATCGCCGAGCACGCCGCCTGAGCGCCCTAAGGAGCCCACCCGCATGGCGAAGATCAAGCCCAGCAAGGGCGCCCCGTACGCGCGCATCCTCGGCGTGGGCGGCTACCGTCCCACCCGGGTCGTGCCGAACGAGGTGATCCTCGAGACGATCGACTCGTCCGACGAGTGGATCCGCTCGCGCTCCGGCATCGAGACCCGGCACTGGGCCTCCGACGAGGAGACCGTCACCGCGATGTCGCTGGAGGCGTCCGGGAAGGCCCTCGCCGACGCGGGGATCTCCGCCGCGCAGATCGGGGGCGTGATCGTCTCCACGGTGTCGCACTTCAAGCAGACCCCGGCCGTGGCCACCGAGATCGCCGACAAGCTGGGCACGGACCGGGCCGCCGCCTTCGACATCTCGGCCGGCTGCGCGGGCTTCGGCTACGGCCTGACCCTCGCCAAGGGCATGGTCGTCGAGGGGTCGGCGGAGTACGTCCTCGTCATCGGCGTGGAGCGGCTGAGCGACCTGACCGACCTGGAGGACCGGGCGACGGCCTTCCTGTTCGGCGACGGCGCCGGCGCGGTGGTCGTCGGCCCGTCCCAGGAGCCCGCGATCGGCCCGACCGTGTGGGGCTCCGAGGGCGACAAGTCCGAGACCATCAAGCAGACCGTGCCGTGGACGGACTACCGCGACGGGACCGTCGAGAAGTTCCCCGCGATCACCCAGGAGGGCCAGGCGGTGTTCCGCTGGGCCGTGTTCGAGATGGCGAAGGTCGCCCAGCAGGCGCTGGACGCGGCCGGGATCAGCCCGGACGACCTGGACGTCTTCATCCCGCACCAGGCCAACGTGCGGATCATCGACTCGATGGTGAAGACCCTCAAACTGCCGGAGCACGTCACGGTCGCCCGTGACATCCGCACCACCGGCAACACCTCGGCCGCCTCGATCCCGCTCGCGATGGAGCGGCTCCTGGCGACCGGCGAGGCGAAGAGCGGCGACACCGCGCTCGTCATCGGCTTCGGGGCGGGTCTGGTCTACGCCGCTACGGTCGTTACCCTCCCCTAGGCACTCCGTGCCGGATCATGGGATCCGACGCGGGAACCGCAACACCTGCCGCTGACGCGGCGGGCGCCACACCCTCTGGAATCACAACGAAGGAGCGCCACCATGGCCGCCACTCAGGAAGAGATCGTCGCCGGTCTCGCGGAGATCGTGAACGAGATCGCCGGCATCCCGGTTGAGGACGTCCAGCTGGACAAGTCCTTCACCGACGACCTGGACGTCGACTCGCTGTCCATGGTCGAGGTCGTCGTCGCCGCCGAAGAGCGCTTCGACGTCAAGATCCCGGACGACGACGTCAAGAACCTCAAGACCGTCGGCGACGCGACCGACTACATCCTCAAGCACCAGGCCTGAGTCCTGACCGGGCCTTCCGTCCGGCTCGGGCCGGGTCAGGGAGCGGGGTCCGGTGCCGTGCACCGCGAGGCGCAGGAGGGAGCCGGGGCGAAGCCCCGGGGACCGACGACGCGGCGAGGCACGGTGCCGGGGCCCGCGAGCCCGGCGGCATGAGCCGGACGGAAGGCCCGATGGCCGGGAGCCCCCGGCCCCGCCACCCGACGGTGGCGCCGTACGAATCCTCGTATCCGTTGGAGAAAGAATTCCCGTGAGCCCGACCAATCGCACCGTGGTCGTCACCGGTATCGGCGCAACCACACCGTTGGGTGGCGACGCAGCCTCTACCTGGGAGGGACTGATCGCCGGACGTTCCGGCGTCAGGCTCCTGGAGCAGGAATGGGCCGCCGAGCAGGCGGTCCGCATCGCGGCCCCGGTGGCCGTGGAGCCCACCGAGGTCATCCCCCGGCCGCAGGCCCGCCGGCTGGACCGCTCGGCGCAGTTCGCGCTGATCGCGGCCAAGGAGGCGTGGGCCGACGCCGGTTTCGAGGCCAAGGCCGGCGAGGACCCGAGCGTCGACCCGGACCGGCTCGGCGCGGTCATCGCCTCCGGCATCGGCGGCGTGACGACCCTGCTGGACCAGTACGACGTGCTGAAGGAGAAGGGCGTCCGCCGCGTCTCCCCGCACACCGTCCCCATGCTGATGCCGAACGGCCCCTCGGCGAACGTGGGCCTGGCCGTGGGCGCCCGCGCGGGCGTGCACACCCCGGTCTCGGCCTGCGCCTCCGGCGCGGAGGCCATCGGCTACGCCATCGAGATGATCCGCACCGGCCGCGCCGACGTCGTCGTCGCGGGCGGCACGGAGGCGGCGATCCACCCGCTGCCGATCGCCGCGTTCGGCAACATGATGGCGATGTCCAAGAACAACGACGACCCCCAGGGCGCCTCGCGCCCCTACGACGTGGCGCGTGACGGCTTCGTCATGGGCGAGGGCGCGGGCGTGATCGTCCTGGAGTCCGCCGAGCACGCCGCGGCGCGCGGTGCCCGCGTCTACGCGGAGGCGGTCGGCCAGGGCATCTCGGCCGACTCCCACGACATCGTGCAGCCGGAGCCGGAGGGCCGCGGCATCTCGCACGCCCTGCAGAACCTGCTGGACCGCACCGACCTGGACCCGGCCGAGATCGTGCACGTCAACGCGCACGCCACCTCGACGCCGGCCGGTGACATCGCCGAGCTGAAGGCGCTGCGCAAGGTCTTCGGCGACGACGCCGACCACATGGCGGTCTCCGCCACCAAGTCGATGACCGGTCACCTGCTCGGCGGCGCCGGCGGCGTGGAGTCGGTGGCGACGGTGCTCGCGCTGTACCACCGGGTGGCCCCGCCGACCATCAACGTCGAGAACCTCGACCCCGAGGCCGAGGCGAACGCGGACGTGGTCCGCGGCGAGGCGCGCAAGCTGCCCGTCGAGGGCAGGATCGCCGCGCTGAACGACTCGTTCGGGTTCGGTGGCCACAACGTGGTGCTGGCGTTCCGGACGGTGTGAGCCGTACCGGCACGCGGGAAGGCCCCCACCCTCGAGGGTGGGGGCCTTCCCGCGTGCCGGGCGACGGGCGGGGCCCGGGTCAGACCACCTGGTGCAGCCAGCGCACCGGGGCGCCCTCGCCGGCGTAGCGGAACGGCTCCAGTTCGTCGTCCCAGGGCTTGCCCAGGAGCCTGGCGATCTCCGCCTCCAGGTCGGTCTCGCCGCCCTGGGAGCGGACCAGGGCGGCGCGCAGCCGGTCCTCGGGGATCAGGATGTCGCCGTGCATGCCGGTGACGGCGTGGAAGATGCCGAGGTCGGGGGTGCAGCTGTAGCGCTCGCCCTCGGCGGTGGGGCAGGGCTCCGCGGTGACCTCGAAGCGCAGCATCTGCCAGCCGCGCAGCGCGGAGGCGAGTTTGGAGGCGGTGCCGGCCTGGCCCTGCCAGGAGAACTCCGAGCGCCAGGTGCCCGGGGCGGCGGGCTGCCGGATCCAGTCCAGGCTGACGCGCGTGCCGAGCACCCCGGCGACGGCCCACTCGACGTGCGGGCACAGCGCGCGCGGCGCGGAGTGCACGTACAGAACTCCACGAGTCGTCACCGGAACCTCCGGGCAGAGCGGGACATCTTGGAACGGGTGGAACGGCCGCGACCCGGCGGGCCGCGTTGATGGCGAGGCTACCGTGCGCCGGGGCAAGGAGTGTGACGTACCGTCGGTCCCGGTGCCGGGAAAGGTCCACCATTCACCCGGCAGGACGCCTGTACGGGTGGGGGACGTTCCCCCCTCCGGGCGGGAACCCCCGTGCGTTGTTATGGGTGGGGAGGGACGGTGACACCACGACGCACGGGGAGGCGACCGAATTGGACCAGGCGACGCGGAGGCGGCGGCGCCGCTCACGGGCCGTTCTCGCCGTGGTGGCGGCCGCCGCCCTGGGAGTGGCCGGCTGCGACGCCGTCGGCGGTGACGCGTCCGCCCCGTCCGCGGGCGCGCGCACGGGCGGACCGTCCCCGAGGCCCACGCCCGTGTGGGACACCAGCCCCTCCTCCGTCGCCGCCGTCGGCGACTCCATCACCACCGGCTTCGACGCCTGCGCGGTGCTGTCGGACTGCCCCGAGGTGTCGTGGGCGACGGGCGGCAGCGACGAGGTCGACAGTCTCGCGGTGCGGCTGCTGGGGAAGGCCGGTGCGGCCGAGCGGAGCTGGAACTACGCGGTGACCGGGGCCCGGATGGCGGATCTGCCGGGCCAGATGGCGCGGGCGGTGCGGCGCGCCCCGCAGCTGGTGGCGGTGATGGTCGGGGCGAACGACGCCTGCCGGGACACGACGGCGGCGATGACGCCGGTGGCCGACTTCCGCGCCGACTTCCGGGAGGCGATGACCACCCTGCGCGAGGCGCTGCCCAAGACCCAGGTGTACGTGGCGAGCGTGCCGAACCTGAAGCGGCTGTGGTCGCAGGGGCGGACCGACGCCCTGGGCAAGCAGATCTGGAAGCTGGGCATCTGCCCGTCGATGCTGGGTGACGCGGACGCGCTGGACGCGGCGGCGACGCTGCGGCGCGAGACGGTGCACCGGCGGGTGGAGGACTACAACAGGGTGCTCGAGGAGGTCTGCGCAGCGGACCGCCGGTGCCGCCACGACGACGGCGCCGTGTACGAGTACCGCTTCGGCACCGGGCAGTTGAGCCGCTGGGACTGGTTCCACCCGAGCGTCGACGGACAGGCCAGGCTGGCGGAGATCGCCTACCGGACGGTCACGGCGAAGCGGCCGTGATCCGCTGAGGAGGCCGTGATCCGCCGGGGAGGCCGTGACCTATCGTTTCGCACATGAACGAACTCTTCGGCACACTCCCCGACGGCACCCCGGTGCACCGCTGGACCCTGGAACGGGCGGGGGTACGGGTGCGGGTCCTGTCCTACGGCGGGATCGTGCAGAGCGTCGAGGTGCCGGACCGGGAGGGGCGGACCGGGAACGTGGTGCTGGGATTCCCCGGCCTGGACGGCTACCTCACCCATCCGGAGCCCTTCCTGGGCGCCCTGATCGGCCGGTACGCCAACCGGATCGCGCACGCGCGCTTCGTGCTGGACGGGGCCGTCCACGCGCTCACCCCGAACAACGGGCCGAACTCCCTGCACGGCGGGCGGGGAGGCTTCGACAAGCGGGTGTGGGACGTGACGGCGGTCGAGCACGGCCTGCGCCTCACCCGGGTCAGCCCGCACGGCGAGGAGGGCTTCCCGGGCCGTCTGGAGGTCGCGGTGACGTACACGCTGGACGAGCGGGGCGCGCTGGGCATCGTCTACGAGGCGGTGACGGACGCGCCGACCCCGGTGAACCTGACGAACCACTCGTACTGGAACCTGGCCGGCTCCGGCAGCGCGGCCGGGCACGAACTGCGGATCGCGGCCTCCCGGTTCACGCCGGTCGACGCGGACCTGATCCCGACGGGCGAGCTCGCCGACGTGACCGGCACCCGCTTCGACTTCCGGGAGGCGCGCGCGACCGGCACCGGGTACGACCACAACCTCGTGCTCGACAAGGGCGTGACGCCGGCGCCCGTGGAGGTCGCCGAGCTGTACGACCCGGGGTCGGGCCGGGTGCTGACGGTGGCGACCACCGAGCCCGGGATGCAGCTGTACACCGCCGACCACATCGGCGAGCCCTTCGCCCCCGGTGACGGCGTCGCGCTGGAGACCCAGCACTTCCCCGACTCCCCGAACCGGCCGGAGTTCCCGGACACCGTCCTGCGGCCGGGCGAGGCGTTCCGCTCGGAGACGGTGTACGGCTTCTCCGTGCGGTAGGCCCGGCCCCGTGCGCACATGAGCCCCGGTCCGGGGTCAGGGGCCCGGACCGGGGCTGCTCATGTGGGTACCACCCGGATCAGACGTTAACCGCCGCGCCGGTCCCGCGGTCCGTGATCGAGCACTCGGCCGGGATCCCGTACGAACCTTTCACAAGTGGTCGGCCGGCGGACCCGGTACCGCTCGCCCGGTTCGCCGGCGCCGACTGGATCCCCGGCGGCCCCGGCCCCGAGGGCACCCCGTCCGACCCGCCGGGCTCCGTGCCCCGTGGCGCGGTCCCCCCGGTCACGCGATACTGCGGCCTCCGGCACACCGCGTACCCCACTGCGATCGGAAGGCCCGACTCCCTTGAACGCTCCCCGTGTTCGCATCGCCGCCCTCGGCCTCGCCCTGCTGACCGGCGGCCTCGCCGCCCCCGTGACCGCGACCGCCGCCGAGCCCGCGGCCCCCTCCCCCACCGTCGAGGAACGGCGCCTGGACAGGGCGGCCCCGCAGGAGATACTGCGCCGCTCCGGATTCGACACCGCGGCACCGGAGTTCGCCCGCTCCCTCGACCGCGCGCGTTCCTACGCGCAGGCCCGCCGCACCGTCGCGCGCGAGGGAACGGCGCTGTGGCGCAGGGCCGTCGACCGGGCGCAGGGGCGCGGCCCCGCGCGCGGTGACCTCAGCCGGGACGACGACCGGCCGCTGTACTGGGCACGGCTCGGCATGACCCGCGAACTGCGCACCTGGGAACCGGGGTTCGGACTGACCGAGGGGCAGCGGACGCGGCTGCTGGAGGAGCTGGAGCGGACCTCGCGGGGGCAGAGCACGATCCTCCTGCACTCCCGGCCCCGCTCGAACGGGGGGACCCCCGTCCCGCGCGGTGCGGACGTCAAGCGGATCCTGCTGACCGGGTTCGACCCGTTCACCCTGGACCGGGACGTGCGCATCTCCAACCCGTCCGGCGCCGCCGCGCTCGCCCTCGACGGCACGGTGATCGAGACGGCGGACGGCCCGGCGCGCGTCGAGACGGCCGTGTTCCCGGTGCGCTGGGGGGACTTCACGCAGGGCACGGTGGAGCGGGCGCTGCGGCCGCACCTGCCCGGGGTCGACCTGTTCGCCACGGTGAGCCAGGGCCGGGTCGGCCGCTTCGACGTCGAGCGGACCAACGGGGCCCGGCGGGGCGGCTTCCCGGACAACGAGAACGTCTCCCGCACCCAGACGATCCCGGTCGCCGACCCGGCCTCACAGCCCCAGTGGACGACGACCACCCTGCCGTACGGGGCGATCACGGCCGCCGCCACCGGGCGCTTCCCCGTGTACGACAACACGAGCGTGACCGAGATCCCGGCGGGCGGCACCGAACCCGTCGTCCGGCCCGACGGGCCCACCCCCGGCTCGACGGCCCGCGCGGGCGGCGGCGGCGACTACCTGTCCAACGAGATCGCCTACCGGGCCACCCTGCTGCGCGACCGCCTCGGCCTGCGCGACAGGCTGCCGGGCGGCCATGTCCACACCCCGGTCCTGCAGTTCGGCGCCGGGAACACCGACCCGGCGA includes:
- a CDS encoding acyl carrier protein is translated as MAATQEEIVAGLAEIVNEIAGIPVEDVQLDKSFTDDLDVDSLSMVEVVVAAEERFDVKIPDDDVKNLKTVGDATDYILKHQA
- a CDS encoding ketoacyl-ACP synthase III; the encoded protein is MAKIKPSKGAPYARILGVGGYRPTRVVPNEVILETIDSSDEWIRSRSGIETRHWASDEETVTAMSLEASGKALADAGISAAQIGGVIVSTVSHFKQTPAVATEIADKLGTDRAAAFDISAGCAGFGYGLTLAKGMVVEGSAEYVLVIGVERLSDLTDLEDRATAFLFGDGAGAVVVGPSQEPAIGPTVWGSEGDKSETIKQTVPWTDYRDGTVEKFPAITQEGQAVFRWAVFEMAKVAQQALDAAGISPDDLDVFIPHQANVRIIDSMVKTLKLPEHVTVARDIRTTGNTSAASIPLAMERLLATGEAKSGDTALVIGFGAGLVYAATVVTLP
- a CDS encoding aldose epimerase family protein, coding for MNELFGTLPDGTPVHRWTLERAGVRVRVLSYGGIVQSVEVPDREGRTGNVVLGFPGLDGYLTHPEPFLGALIGRYANRIAHARFVLDGAVHALTPNNGPNSLHGGRGGFDKRVWDVTAVEHGLRLTRVSPHGEEGFPGRLEVAVTYTLDERGALGIVYEAVTDAPTPVNLTNHSYWNLAGSGSAAGHELRIAASRFTPVDADLIPTGELADVTGTRFDFREARATGTGYDHNLVLDKGVTPAPVEVAELYDPGSGRVLTVATTEPGMQLYTADHIGEPFAPGDGVALETQHFPDSPNRPEFPDTVLRPGEAFRSETVYGFSVR
- a CDS encoding pyroglutamyl peptidase, which translates into the protein MNAPRVRIAALGLALLTGGLAAPVTATAAEPAAPSPTVEERRLDRAAPQEILRRSGFDTAAPEFARSLDRARSYAQARRTVAREGTALWRRAVDRAQGRGPARGDLSRDDDRPLYWARLGMTRELRTWEPGFGLTEGQRTRLLEELERTSRGQSTILLHSRPRSNGGTPVPRGADVKRILLTGFDPFTLDRDVRISNPSGAAALALDGTVIETADGPARVETAVFPVRWGDFTQGTVERALRPHLPGVDLFATVSQGRVGRFDVERTNGARRGGFPDNENVSRTQTIPVADPASQPQWTTTTLPYGAITAAATGRFPVYDNTSVTEIPAGGTEPVVRPDGPTPGSTARAGGGGDYLSNEIAYRATLLRDRLGLRDRLPGGHVHTPVLQFGAGNTDPATGTVTDPAFVRNRLDIIDQVRAIVTVAISATGRTRG
- a CDS encoding SGNH/GDSL hydrolase family protein translates to MDQATRRRRRRSRAVLAVVAAAALGVAGCDAVGGDASAPSAGARTGGPSPRPTPVWDTSPSSVAAVGDSITTGFDACAVLSDCPEVSWATGGSDEVDSLAVRLLGKAGAAERSWNYAVTGARMADLPGQMARAVRRAPQLVAVMVGANDACRDTTAAMTPVADFRADFREAMTTLREALPKTQVYVASVPNLKRLWSQGRTDALGKQIWKLGICPSMLGDADALDAAATLRRETVHRRVEDYNRVLEEVCAADRRCRHDDGAVYEYRFGTGQLSRWDWFHPSVDGQARLAEIAYRTVTAKRP
- the fabF gene encoding beta-ketoacyl-ACP synthase II, encoding MSPTNRTVVVTGIGATTPLGGDAASTWEGLIAGRSGVRLLEQEWAAEQAVRIAAPVAVEPTEVIPRPQARRLDRSAQFALIAAKEAWADAGFEAKAGEDPSVDPDRLGAVIASGIGGVTTLLDQYDVLKEKGVRRVSPHTVPMLMPNGPSANVGLAVGARAGVHTPVSACASGAEAIGYAIEMIRTGRADVVVAGGTEAAIHPLPIAAFGNMMAMSKNNDDPQGASRPYDVARDGFVMGEGAGVIVLESAEHAAARGARVYAEAVGQGISADSHDIVQPEPEGRGISHALQNLLDRTDLDPAEIVHVNAHATSTPAGDIAELKALRKVFGDDADHMAVSATKSMTGHLLGGAGGVESVATVLALYHRVAPPTINVENLDPEAEANADVVRGEARKLPVEGRIAALNDSFGFGGHNVVLAFRTV
- a CDS encoding ACP S-malonyltransferase; this encodes MLVLVAPGQGAQTPGFLTAWLELPGAADRVAAWSDAIGLDLVHYGTRADADAIRDTAVAQPLLVAAGLLSASALGDMADVAPGAIAGHSVGEITAAALAGVLDDTAALTLVRKRGLAMADAAAVTETGMAALLGGDPEVTVEHLGKLGLTPANINGAGQIVAAGTKEQLAALEADKPEGVRKVVALKVAGAFHTHHMAPAVDTLAKAAADLAPGDPKITYVSNKDGAAVATGAEVLQRLVGQVANPVRWDLCMETFKELGVTALLEVCPGGTLTGLAKRALPGVKTLALKTPADLDTARELIAEHAA
- a CDS encoding DUF3145 domain-containing protein; this encodes MTTRGVLYVHSAPRALCPHVEWAVAGVLGTRVSLDWIRQPAAPGTWRSEFSWQGQAGTASKLASALRGWQMLRFEVTAEPCPTAEGERYSCTPDLGIFHAVTGMHGDILIPEDRLRAALVRSQGGETDLEAEIARLLGKPWDDELEPFRYAGEGAPVRWLHQVV